The Henckelia pumila isolate YLH828 chromosome 2, ASM3356847v2, whole genome shotgun sequence genome includes a window with the following:
- the LOC140879407 gene encoding mitochondrial import inner membrane translocase subunit TIM23-2-like, which yields MAPNSDQNDSTRRLYNPYESIYNLPSSPEYLFQEESLAQRRSWGENLTYYTGIGYLGGASTGAVKGLVSGVRSIEPTDTLKLKVNRILNGSGHTGRQVGNRCGVIGLMFAALESGMVAIRDSDDVINSVVAGLGTGALYKAAAGPRSAAVAGAIGGVIVGIAVTGKQVLKRYVPI from the coding sequence ATGGCTCCAAATAGCGACCAAAACGATTCAACTCGCCGACTTTACAACCCATACGAATCCATCTACAATCTCCCCTCCTCTCCCGAATACCTCTTCCAAGAAGAGTCGCTCGCTCAGCGCCGCTCCTGGGGGGAGAATCTCACGTATTATACGGGAATCGGTTACCTTGGCGGCGCATCGACCGGAGCCGTCAAGGGTCTTGTGTCCGGAGTTCGATCCATTGAGCCGACCGATACGTTGAAGTTGAAGGTGAATCGGATTCTCAACGGATCGGGTCATACGGGTCGACAGGTGGGTAATCGTTGTGGTGTTATCGGGTTGATGTTTGCGGCTCTTGAGAGTGGAATGGTGGCGATTAGAGATTCGGATGACGTCATCAACAGTGTCGTTGCGGGGTTGGGGACTGGAGCTCTGTACAAGGCAGCCGCGGGACCAAGGTCTGCGGCTGTGGCCGGAGCCATAGGTGGCGTGATTGTGGGGATTGCTGTTACGGGGAAGCAGGTGTTGAAGCGATACGTGCCCATTTGA
- the LOC140879406 gene encoding U-box domain-containing protein 35-like isoform X2 produces MANRNCEEGTTISSAVAIDRDKNSQFAVKWAIDNLMSKDKRIILVHVSSQPNFHLQDGAPKEARALTQAETQQLFLPYRSFCARKGIIAKEVVLRDLDIAGALTGYIIANSITTIVLGASSRGAISRAFRNSDVPSSIGKSAPDPCSVYTVSKGKVLKIKSGSEPSTPTSATSSMPHNVFSPPCPDSAKFHPQGSWKSAASEFSFIDGSNCKTTTSPLNSRDHLQATPINKLIISSKIPLENSEESSGSVHIAQWEGHNESKNPTPVESASSSYESLPYVSNHNSSFGSLISGIEPGNKHSEIHKSTTNLNLRVRTKETSPQSLSGSSNNSGVPSFPSDVSFELLDQPQSSDSTKSPKSPQAAEIEDELKRLRAELKQTIQKYNAACQETVTAREKARDIAQWKSEELSKLEDAKQAQKVAMAIVEREKQKCKAAVQLAQKAQRIAELESVKRKRAEMKFKHEAEEKQKAMDALARCVIQYRRYSIHEIEIATNYFSSSQKIGEGGYGHVYKATLDHTPVAIKVLSSDISQGQKQFQREVEVLSQMRHPHMVILLGACAEHGCLVYEYMENGSLEDRLNCRNGTPPLSWSTRIRIAAEIATALNFLHQMRPEPLVHRDLKPANILLDKNFVSKISDVGLSRLIPPNLAHSGTQYHMTAPAGTFCYIDPEYQQTGMLGTKSDIYSLGVMLLQIMTAKPAMGLTHYVENAIEEDRFAEILDHKVKDWPVKEVLSLAKLALNCCELRRKDRPDLDSVILPELERLKDLGPEVKDGNRFFYMYSQDKRFVGTSPSSHIFLKEFGSTDFQHKRFQQESSASSQETTNSNPETQMETPFIYTSGSGSSTSTILENVD; encoded by the exons ATGGCGAATCGTAACTGCGAGGAGGGAACGACCATTTCCTCAGCCGTGGCAATTGACAGAGACAAGAACAGCCAATTCGCCGTCAAATGGGCCATCGACAATTTAATGTCCAAGGATAAGAGAATCATCCTCGTGCATGTCAGCAGCCAACCTAATTTTCATCTCC AGGATGGTGCACCAAAAGAAGCCCGGGCTCTTACTCAAGCCGAAACACAACAATTATTCCTTCCTTATCGCAGTTTTTGTGCTCGAAAAGGG ATTATAGCAAAGGAGGTAGTTCTTCGAGACCTAGACATTGCAGGCGCGCTTACTGGGTATATCATTGCTAACTCCATCACAACAATCGTCCTTGGTGCTTCTAGTCGAGGTGCCATCTCGCG GGCATTTAGAAATTCAGATGTTCCTAGTTCAATAGGGAAATCAGCACCAGATCCTTGTTCAGTTTACACTGTATCGAAGGGAAAAGTGTTGAAAATCAAATCTGGTAGCGAACCTTCCACTCCCACCAGTGCAACTAGTTCAATGCCACACAATGTTTTCTCACCTCCTTGTCCGGATTCTGCAAAATTTCATCC TCAAGGAAGTTGGAAAAGTGCTGCCTCTGAGTTCTCATTTATCGATGGAAGCAACTGCAAGACTACTACTTCACCACTGAATAGCAGAGATCATCTGCAGGCGACTCCAATCAACAAACTAATTATCAGCAGTAAGATCCCCCTTGAAAACTCGGAAGAAAGTAGTGGATCTGTACACATTGCCCAGTGGGAAGGGCACAACGAGAGTAAGAATCCCACACCTGTGGAATCAGCAAGCAGTAGTTACGAGTCTTTACCCTATGTCAGCAATCACAACTCATCTTTCGGTTCATTGATTAGTGGCATTGAACCTGGCAACAAGCATTCTGAGATCCATAAGTCGACGACAAATTTGAATCTTCGGGTCCGAACCAAGGAGACTTCACCTCAGTCTTTGTCTGGATCGAGTAACAATTCTGGAGTTCCAAGTTTTCCCTCTGATGTCTCCTTTGAACTTTTAGATCAGCCTCAATCTTCGGATTCAACAAAGAGCCCCAAATCTCCTCAAGCAGCT GAGATAGAAGACGAATTGAAAAGATTGAGAGCAGAATTGAAGCAAACCATTCAAAAGTACAATGCTGCATGCCAAGAAACTGTAACTGCTAGAGAAAAG GCAAGAGATATTGCTCAGTGGAAATCAGAGGAATTGAGTAAGTTAGAAGATGCCAAGCAAGCGCAAAAGGTAGCAATGGCCATTGTGGAGAGGGAGAAGCAGAAGTGTAAAGCTGCAGTTCAACTAGCACAAAAGGCACAACGTATTGCAGAATTGGAATCAGTCAAGAGAAAAAGAGCAGAGATGAAGTTCAAACACGAAGCCGAAGAGAAGCAGAAGGCAATGGATGCATTAGCCCGCTGTGTGATCCAGTATAGAAGGTACTCGATTCACGAAATTGAAATTGCAACAAATTACTTCTCTAGTTCACAAAAGATTGGTGAAGGGGGATATGGGCATGTTTATAAAGCTACTTTAGATCACACACCTGTTGCTATAAAAGTTTTGAGCTCAGACATATCGCAAGGCCAAAAGCAATTCCAAAGAGAG GTTGAGGTGTTGAGTCAGATGAGACATCCCCATATGGTGATCCTGTTGGGCGCGTGTGCCGAGCACGGCTGCCTCGTGTATGAATACATGGAAAACGGGAGCTTAGAAGACAGGCTTAATTGCAGAAATGGCACTCCACCCTTATCATGGAGCACTCGTATTAGAATAGCCGCAGAAATCGCCACTGCCCTTAATTTTCTTCATCAAATGAGACCAGAGCCACTCGTCCACCGTGATCTTAAACCTGCAAATATTCTCTTAGACAAAAACTTTGTGAGCAAGATTAGTGACGTTGGCTTATCAAGGCTCATTCCACCCAATTTGGCTCATTCCGGAACCCAGTATCACATGACAGCACCAGCAGGAACATTCTGTTACATTGATCCAGAGTACCAGCAAACAGGAATGCTGGGGACAAAATCAGACATATATTCATTAGGTGTAATGTTGCTGCAGATCATGACAGCCAAACCTGCAATGGGCCTAACACATTACGTTGAGAACGCAATAGAGGAAGATCGTTTTGCTGAGATTCTGGACCATAAGGTCAAAGACTGGCCTGTTAAGGAAGTTTTATCCTTGGCTAAATTGGCTTTGAATTGCTGTGAATTGAGAAGAAAAGATAGGCCAGATCTTGATTCCGTAATACTACCAGAGCTGGAACGGCTAAAGGACCTGGGACCAGAAGTTAAAGACGGAAACAgatttttttatatgtattcacaagataaaaggTTTGTAGGAACCTCACCTTCAAGCCATATTTTTCTGAAGGAATTTGGCAGTACGGACTTTCAACATAAAAGATTTCAACAAGAAAGCTCGGCTTCAAGTCAG GAAACAACGAACAGCAATCCTGAAACCCAAATGGAAACTCCTTTCATTTACACATCTGGAAGTGGAAGCAGCACTAGCACAATACTAGAAAATGTGGATTAG
- the LOC140879406 gene encoding U-box domain-containing protein 35-like isoform X1: MANRNCEEGTTISSAVAIDRDKNSQFAVKWAIDNLMSKDKRIILVHVSSQPNFHLQDGAPKEARALTQAETQQLFLPYRSFCARKGIIAKEVVLRDLDIAGALTGYIIANSITTIVLGASSRGAISRAFRNSDVPSSIGKSAPDPCSVYTVSKGKVLKIKSGSEPSTPTSATSSMPHNVFSPPCPDSAKFHPQGSWKSAASEFSFIDGSNCKTTTSPLNSRDHLQATPINKLIISSKIPLENSEESSGSVHIAQWEGHNESKNPTPVESASSSYESLPYVSNHNSSFGSLISGIEPGNKHSEIHKSTTNLNLRVRTKETSPQSLSGSSNNSGVPSFPSDVSFELLDQPQSSDSTKSPKSPQAAEIEDELKRLRAELKQTIQKYNAACQETVTAREKARDIAQWKSEELSKLEDAKQAQKVAMAIVEREKQKCKAAVQLAQKAQRIAELESVKRKRAEMKFKHEAEEKQKAMDALARCVIQYRRYSIHEIEIATNYFSSSQKIGEGGYGHVYKATLDHTPVAIKVLSSDISQGQKQFQREVEVLSQMRHPHMVILLGACAEHGCLVYEYMENGSLEDRLNCRNGTPPLSWSTRIRIAAEIATALNFLHQMRPEPLVHRDLKPANILLDKNFVSKISDVGLSRLIPPNLAHSGTQYHMTAPAGTFCYIDPEYQQTGMLGTKSDIYSLGVMLLQIMTAKPAMGLTHYVENAIEEDRFAEILDHKVKDWPVKEVLSLAKLALNCCELRRKDRPDLDSVILPELERLKDLGPEVKDGNRFFYMYSQDKRFVGTSPSSHIFLKEFGSTDFQHKRFQQESSASSQVSQKFVSDTSILASIHTYQCNNKECFHAQLGNNEQQS; encoded by the exons ATGGCGAATCGTAACTGCGAGGAGGGAACGACCATTTCCTCAGCCGTGGCAATTGACAGAGACAAGAACAGCCAATTCGCCGTCAAATGGGCCATCGACAATTTAATGTCCAAGGATAAGAGAATCATCCTCGTGCATGTCAGCAGCCAACCTAATTTTCATCTCC AGGATGGTGCACCAAAAGAAGCCCGGGCTCTTACTCAAGCCGAAACACAACAATTATTCCTTCCTTATCGCAGTTTTTGTGCTCGAAAAGGG ATTATAGCAAAGGAGGTAGTTCTTCGAGACCTAGACATTGCAGGCGCGCTTACTGGGTATATCATTGCTAACTCCATCACAACAATCGTCCTTGGTGCTTCTAGTCGAGGTGCCATCTCGCG GGCATTTAGAAATTCAGATGTTCCTAGTTCAATAGGGAAATCAGCACCAGATCCTTGTTCAGTTTACACTGTATCGAAGGGAAAAGTGTTGAAAATCAAATCTGGTAGCGAACCTTCCACTCCCACCAGTGCAACTAGTTCAATGCCACACAATGTTTTCTCACCTCCTTGTCCGGATTCTGCAAAATTTCATCC TCAAGGAAGTTGGAAAAGTGCTGCCTCTGAGTTCTCATTTATCGATGGAAGCAACTGCAAGACTACTACTTCACCACTGAATAGCAGAGATCATCTGCAGGCGACTCCAATCAACAAACTAATTATCAGCAGTAAGATCCCCCTTGAAAACTCGGAAGAAAGTAGTGGATCTGTACACATTGCCCAGTGGGAAGGGCACAACGAGAGTAAGAATCCCACACCTGTGGAATCAGCAAGCAGTAGTTACGAGTCTTTACCCTATGTCAGCAATCACAACTCATCTTTCGGTTCATTGATTAGTGGCATTGAACCTGGCAACAAGCATTCTGAGATCCATAAGTCGACGACAAATTTGAATCTTCGGGTCCGAACCAAGGAGACTTCACCTCAGTCTTTGTCTGGATCGAGTAACAATTCTGGAGTTCCAAGTTTTCCCTCTGATGTCTCCTTTGAACTTTTAGATCAGCCTCAATCTTCGGATTCAACAAAGAGCCCCAAATCTCCTCAAGCAGCT GAGATAGAAGACGAATTGAAAAGATTGAGAGCAGAATTGAAGCAAACCATTCAAAAGTACAATGCTGCATGCCAAGAAACTGTAACTGCTAGAGAAAAG GCAAGAGATATTGCTCAGTGGAAATCAGAGGAATTGAGTAAGTTAGAAGATGCCAAGCAAGCGCAAAAGGTAGCAATGGCCATTGTGGAGAGGGAGAAGCAGAAGTGTAAAGCTGCAGTTCAACTAGCACAAAAGGCACAACGTATTGCAGAATTGGAATCAGTCAAGAGAAAAAGAGCAGAGATGAAGTTCAAACACGAAGCCGAAGAGAAGCAGAAGGCAATGGATGCATTAGCCCGCTGTGTGATCCAGTATAGAAGGTACTCGATTCACGAAATTGAAATTGCAACAAATTACTTCTCTAGTTCACAAAAGATTGGTGAAGGGGGATATGGGCATGTTTATAAAGCTACTTTAGATCACACACCTGTTGCTATAAAAGTTTTGAGCTCAGACATATCGCAAGGCCAAAAGCAATTCCAAAGAGAG GTTGAGGTGTTGAGTCAGATGAGACATCCCCATATGGTGATCCTGTTGGGCGCGTGTGCCGAGCACGGCTGCCTCGTGTATGAATACATGGAAAACGGGAGCTTAGAAGACAGGCTTAATTGCAGAAATGGCACTCCACCCTTATCATGGAGCACTCGTATTAGAATAGCCGCAGAAATCGCCACTGCCCTTAATTTTCTTCATCAAATGAGACCAGAGCCACTCGTCCACCGTGATCTTAAACCTGCAAATATTCTCTTAGACAAAAACTTTGTGAGCAAGATTAGTGACGTTGGCTTATCAAGGCTCATTCCACCCAATTTGGCTCATTCCGGAACCCAGTATCACATGACAGCACCAGCAGGAACATTCTGTTACATTGATCCAGAGTACCAGCAAACAGGAATGCTGGGGACAAAATCAGACATATATTCATTAGGTGTAATGTTGCTGCAGATCATGACAGCCAAACCTGCAATGGGCCTAACACATTACGTTGAGAACGCAATAGAGGAAGATCGTTTTGCTGAGATTCTGGACCATAAGGTCAAAGACTGGCCTGTTAAGGAAGTTTTATCCTTGGCTAAATTGGCTTTGAATTGCTGTGAATTGAGAAGAAAAGATAGGCCAGATCTTGATTCCGTAATACTACCAGAGCTGGAACGGCTAAAGGACCTGGGACCAGAAGTTAAAGACGGAAACAgatttttttatatgtattcacaagataaaaggTTTGTAGGAACCTCACCTTCAAGCCATATTTTTCTGAAGGAATTTGGCAGTACGGACTTTCAACATAAAAGATTTCAACAAGAAAGCTCGGCTTCAAGTCAGGTCAGCCAGAAATTTGTATCAGATACTAGTATATTAGCATCAATTCACACATATCAATGCAATAACAAAGAGTGTTTTCATGCTCAACTAGGAAACAACGAACAGCAATCCTGA